From Camelina sativa cultivar DH55 chromosome 7, Cs, whole genome shotgun sequence, one genomic window encodes:
- the LOC104704322 gene encoding probable glutamyl-tRNA reductase 3, chloroplastic, which produces MAVSSNAAFVVVTPKTSSSSSSWNHHYPNLFWIPMNNNNNNRTRRTGLIQRERCELSSSSDSSSLNQLKNSSITDRYTKERSSIVVIGLSIHTAPLEMREKLAIPEAEWPLAIRQLCALNHIEEAAVLSTCNRLEIYVSALSRYRGVKEVTQWMSKRSGVSVEDIRQHWFLLYNKDAAQHLFQVSAGLDSLVLGEGQIQAQVKQVSVIGKDAGNGFGRIIGGLFEKAISAGKRARDETNIASGAVSVSSAAVELALKKRPGSASSAMMLVVGAGNMGRLVIKHLVAKGCTRIVVVNRSQERVEAIRKEMRPGVEIIYKLLEEMLACAAEANVIFTSTASQTPLFLKDHVEMLPPPSFAGGDADNARLFVDISVPRNVGSCVAELDGARVYNVDDLNEVVAANKEDRARKAMEAQAIITEELIKFEGWRDSLGTGPTIKKLRSKAERIRAASVEAFMSKNGNDMDKRTKEAVEKLTGEIVNKILHGPMVHLRCDGTDSRKLHEILENMHAMIRMYELDRELLEEKIRTKKK; this is translated from the exons ATGGCGGTTTCTTCTAATGCGGCTTTTGTCGTTGTTACCCCGAAgacgtcgtcgtcgtcgtcgtcatggAATCACCATTATCCGAATCTGTTTTGGATTCcgatgaacaacaacaacaataacaggACAAGGAGGACAGGTCTGATCCAGCGAGAACGTTGCGAGCTTTCTTCGTCCAGCGACTCATCGTCTCTGAATCAGCTTAAGAACTCTTCTATAACTGAC AGATACACAAAGGAGAGAAGCAGCATTGTGGTGATTGGGCTAAGTATTCACACAGCTCCTTTAGAGATGCGTGAGAAGCTTGCAATTCCAGAAGCTGAATGGCCACTAGCTATTCGTCAGTTATGCGCTTTGAATCACATTGAAGAAGCTGCTGTGCTCAGTACCTGTAACAGGCTCGAGATTTATGTTTCTGCTTTATCTCGTTACCGTGGTGTTAAAGAAGTCACTCAATGGATGTCCAAG AGAAGTGGAGTCTCAGTTGAGGACATCCGTCAGCACTGGTTTCTGTTGTACAATAAGGACGCTGCTCAACATTTGTTTCAAGTCTCAGCTGGTCTGGACTCTCTTGTTTTAGGTGAAGGTCAGATACAAGCACAGGTTAAACAAGTTAGTGTAATAGGTAAAGATGCAGGCAATGGGTTTGGGAGGATTATAGGTGGGCTATTTGAAAAGGCAATCTCGGCTGGAAAGCGTGCCAGAGATGAGACTAATATCGCGTCTGGGGCTGTTTCCGTTAGCTCTGCTGCCGTTGAACTTGCTCTCAAGAAGCGTCCAGGATCTGCATCGTCTGCTATGATGTTGGTGGTTGGTGCAGGAAATATGGGGAGGCTTGTGATCAAGCACCTTGTTGCTAAAGGTTGTACTAGAATTGTGGTTGTGAACCGAAGCCAAGAGAGAGTTGAAGCTATCCGCAAGGAGATGCGGCCTGGAGTTGAGATTATTTATAAACTGCTTGAGGAGATGCTAGCTTGTGCTGCAGAAGCCAACGTGATCTTTACTAGCACAGCATCTCAGACACCATTGTTCTTGAAGGATCACGTAGAGATGCTGCCTCCTCCTTCTTTTGCAGGTGGTGATGCAGATAATGCGAGGCTCTTTGTTGATATCTCTGTTCCTAGAAACGTTGGGTCTTGTGTTGCTGAATTAGACGGTGCGCGAGTTTACAACGTGGATGACCTTAATGAAGTTGTTGCTGCCAATAAGGAAGACAGAGCGAGGAAAGCAATGGAAGCTCAGGCAATAATTACAGAGGAATTAATAAAGTTTGAAGGGTGGAGGGATTCGTTGGGGACGGGCCCGACAATCAAGAAATTAAGAAGCAAAGCAGAGAGAATCAGAGCGGCTTCGGTTGAAGCATTCATGTCGAAAAATGGGAATGACATGGACAAGAGGACAAAGGAAGCAGTAGAGAAACTAACCGGAGAAATAGTGAACAAGATCCTGCACGGCCCAATGGTACATTTGAGATGTGATGGGACTGATAGCAGAAAGCTGCATGAGATACTAGAGAACATGCATGCTATGATCAGAATGTATGAACTCGACCGAGAGTTACTCGAGGAGAAGattagaacaaaaaagaaatag